GATGGTCGAACGCCGCCTTCATCGTGGCGGTCAAATGGTCCGGGATCCAGTCCGCGGTGCTCGCGACGAATGATGCCCCCAAGCCCAAAGCCACGGTCAAAGGATCGATCGGCTGTAAGTAACTTCCCTGCGGCTGGGTGTTGGTGACATGGTCTTTGCGCGTCGTCGGGGACGTCTGGTTCTTGGTCAGGGCGTAAAGTTCATTGTCGTAGAGCAGAAACACGCATTTGAAGTTCTTGTTGATCCCATGTATGAGATGATTGCCGCCGATGCTCAAAGCATCCCCGTCACCGGCATGCACGAACAGATTCAGGTCCGGACGGGTCAGGGCCAGCCCCAGAGCCACGGTGATGGGACGGCCGTGGATCGCGTGCACGCCATAGGTATTAAAATAATTCGGGGCGCGGCCGGAACAGCCGATGCCAGACACATTGACCGTGTGAGCCGGCTGCAGCTGGCGCTCAACGATAAAACGCTTCAACCCCATGATGATGCCGAAATCCCCGCAGCCAACGCACCAGCGCGGATTTTCGGTATTCAGGTCTTTAAGGACAACTGACATAAAAGCGTCTCCTTGACTCTATTAACAATGATCTTCGGGCGTATGGGACGGCCGGTGGCCTCGGCGATCATCGGTTGAACGTCAAAAAGTGTTTCACAACGCAGCAGCATCGCCAGCGGCGAGGGCTTGAGCGCGTCGCCGTAAGCGACCTCCACGGTCACGATCTTCTTATATTTTGCAAAAATATCTTTGAGAATAAGCGGCAACGGATAAACGATGCGCATGTGCATGCCGGCCACCTTGATCCCCTCCTTTTTGCACAGGGACATGGCCTCCTCGATGGCGCCGCGGGCGGAACCCCAGCCCACCACCAGAAGATCGCCGGAATCGGGCCCGAACATCTCCGGTTTGACCAAAGCCCGGCGCACGTGATGGACCTTTTCATTGCGGATGCGATGCGAACGCTGATTGGTGCCGGAAAAATAATCCACATGGCCCTTGGCGTCCGTATTCAGACCCGTGACCCTGCGCATGCCGCCCTCGGTGCCGGGCACGGACTGTGAGAGGTGCACCATCTCAATCTCTTTAGGCAAACGGTTGATGTGAAAACGGTCCAAAATAAAATCGGGGATATCTTCGACATTGTCCATCTCAACGACCTTGGGCTTGGTGATGACCTTATAACTGTTGGCCGTCTGAAAATCGCTCATGATAAAAACCGGCAAGCGTAACTTTTCAGCCAGATACCGGGCCATGTGCGGAGCGTAAAAACAATCAATGACATTGGCAACGCTGATGACGATCTTTGTGTAATCGCCGTGACTGCCGAAGATCACCGCCGGCAGGTCCGATTGTTCGGTTTTGGTCGGCATGCCCGTTGAGGGGCCGGAACGCTGGGCATCGATCACAATAATGGGGATCTCCGCCACCTGGGCATAACCGATGAATTCCTGCTTGAGCGACAGGCCCGGACCGGACGTGCACGTGACCGCCGGAACACCGCCGTAATACGAACCGATGGCCGTGCCGATGGCCGCGATCTCATCTTCGGCCTGATGCACCATGCCGCCGTAAGACGGGAACATTTTGGCCAGCGTATGCATGATGGAGGAAGCGGGCGTGATAGGGTAACCGGAAAAAAATTTGATCCCCGCGTCAATGATACCCATGCTCAAGGCGGTATTGCCGTCAATGAGGATCTTCTCCTCCTGCCGCGGGATGCTCTCGACCTGATAAGTGAAAAAAACCTTTTCCTTGGCCAGTTGATAACCGTTATGGAAAAGGGTGATATTTTTGGCGTAGATCTCTTCGTTGAGTTTCTTACCGAATGTCTTTTGGATCTCCCGTTTGACGATCTCCTCGTCCATGTTGTAGACATAACTCAACATCCCTAAATAATACAGGTTCTGGCCCTTGCCGCCCAATTCCTTGACAATGGTCTGGGAGGGCTCATCCACATCAAAAGGAATGACGCTCAAGCCCTCTCTGGTGCAGCGTTTGAGCACCATCTCATAAGAGTCGGGGTTGGCCTCGCGGTCGCCCATGTCCAAAAGGATGCGGCAATTGGAATTGTATTCCTTATCGTCGAGACGCGTATCAAGGACCATCTCATGGGAAGCCAGAATGAAATCGGTGTCATTGCCGATATTGGTGATGTCAAAATCCGCCAGGCGGATGATGACGCCGGAGAGCGCCGGGCGGGTCCTGGCCGGAGGGCTGATCTCGGCCGGGATCATGGGCTCAACGTAGACGTATTTGCCCATGCCCACAAAGGCCTGCAAAAGGATGTCCCCGGCTTTCTGCGCGCCGAAACCGGCATCCATTAAAAGCTCAAAGCGTGTGACCGAACGTTTCTCCACCGACATATCAACCTCTTATTATTATCCTTATATATAACATTACCAACGGGTTTGACAAGGAGAAAAGCAAAAACCTAGGCCTTTAATGCGGGTCTTAGATCCTTTAATCCCTTGATAACGACTTTGGCGTCATCCCCGCCAAAATCATCATTTTTGATTTTATCATTTTTGATCAAATCGTCAATAGCCAGGTCCGATTTGATCTCAAAACCGGCATCCTTGATCATGCGCAAAGTACGGCCATTGGATGCCCCTTTGGAATTCAAATACCCCTGCAAGAATAAAGAATTGGCCGGATATAAGGCCATGACTTCCATGCTGCGCAAATGCCCTTCCCGTCCGGCGGCGACGCGGATTTCCGCTTTGGGATTCAAAAACCTGAACAGGCACAAAACGCGCAAGACGAATTGCGGGGTCAAATTTTTGGGTTCGGACAACAAATTGCCCTCGATGGGGACCAAAAGATTGACCGGAATGGACGCGGCCTTAAGCGTCCGCAGGCGTTTGGCCACTTCAATGATGTCCTTATGCTCCTCGCCCATGCCCACGATCATGCCGGAACACAATTCTATGCCTGCCTGGCGCGCGGCCAAAAGGGTGTTGATCCGGTCGGCAAAGGTGTGCGTCGTGCAAATGTTTGGATAATGCGATTCAGAAGTGTTGAGATTATGATTGAGCCGGTCTAAACCCGCCTGTTTTAAGGAAACCGCGGCCTCGGGCGTCACAAAACCGGTGGACACACAAATTTCTTTATTTGGAAATTCCGATTTGATGCTGGTGATAAGCTTTGTCAGGCGCTGGACCCTTGACGGCGAAGCCCCGCGTCCGGCGAAAACCATGCAATAACGGTAGGCGCCTTTGGAATAGGCCTGACGGGCTTCTTCCAGCATTTCCTCGTCGGATTTAAGGCCGTATTCCTCGATGTCCGCCTTGGATGTTTTGGCTTGGGCGCAATAGTGACAATCCTCGGGGCAATGGCCGTTCTGGGCATTGTTGATGATATGGACGACCACCTCTTTGCCGCGAAAGGTCTTGCGCACCTCATACGCGGCATCTAAAAGAGGCAAAATTTCAAGGGCTTCGTCCCCCAAAATGCGGCCGCATAAGGCGTCGCTCAATTCTTCGCCAGCCATGCTTTGCCGGGCTAGATCAATATAAAAAGACCTGTTCATAAGCTGATTTCTCTTAAGAGCATCTATCCCGAGAGCGAAGAGGCAATTTCTTTTCGCCACTGATTGAAAAATGACAGCAATTCTTCTGCTTTTAAAGGATCAAAAACCAACGATAAATCATAATCTTTCTGCTGATATAATTTCAAACGTTCAAACGCTACCCCCAGCCAATACAGATCAAACCCAGGGTCTTTTTGTTTGGCATAATCGACCATCTGGGCCTTGGAGAATTTCCCCATTTTGATCAAATAATAAACGTCAATAAAATCCCTCAACGCCGCGCGGCCGAAGAGGGCCAGCAATTTATTAGCGGCAATGTCTGTTAGGCTATGCACATGAAGACCCGGATAATCGGAAAATTGACACCACGGTTGAAGATAAAAAGGAGCATCCAGTGCCAGGTGAATGACGACCTCATCGCCGGGCAAGGAAACTTTTAATTCCGCAAAAGACTTAAATTCCCGGTGTATGGCAACCCCGTATCCATCTGACTTCAAGTCCTTCTCCAACAAACGGCCAAAAGGCATGATAAAATTTTCTTTGTCCGTAAAAAAATCCAGATCTTCGCTTCTACGGTGCTTTAAATAAAATAATGACAGCGCAGTGCCGCCCGTAAAACAAAAAGGTCCGGCATCTTTAAGGCCACCGATTTTCTTTAAAATATTATTTTGAAACGGTGTGATGATCTGCAAAGAAATCCTCCCAAAACATTCTCACTTCAGCGGGAATATACCGCTTGAGATCGTCAAATACCTGGCGTATGCCGTCAACGCCGATGTCTTTGAGGAGCCCGCGAATGTCCGCCTCATGGCCGCGCGAAAGTACCTGTTGCACATAGATCTGCCGCGTTGACGGGCAATCAAGGTCGAACTGCGCGTCCCGTTTCAAGAACCAAAATAAACTTTGTTTTAATTTTTTAAGCACCATAAAGGAATTATATCACAGCGGATGATCGGTTTGCGCGGTTTTCTTTAATTCGTCAAGTTTTACCGGGCCAGATCAATATAAAAAGACCTGTTCATATAAGTCTACTTAGCCAATTCTTTTAAAGTTTCACCATGACGCTGATTAACCCTAACAGCCGCTTGTCGATAAAACTCAGTTAGTTCCTTACGAGACATATTCTTGGTTTTACGCTGCAATTTGTCACGGATGTCCCGCGCCATTTTAACAGCATCAAATCTTTTCTTCATAATTAGTCACCTCATGCATTCTTGAAACTTGCATATTTAAATTATATCATCAAATATGCTGCTCTTGATAATTTAATTCACGATCCCCAGGAATTCGGGCAGGTTGTTGAGGGGCTGGATGTTGATGATGACCGGCACAAAGCCCGAGGCGTTTTGCAATTGCTGAAGGATGGCGGGGTCGATGTGAAACTTAATTTGCCCTCCGGAATTACTAGTTTGCAAATATAAATTGGCGGGGGTTAGGTCGATACCGCCTGTATTACTAACCGTGGCCTTATCATCGCCTAATTGAGCATTGTCAATGTCAGAGTCTTTTAAAAATTTCTTGAATTCTTCCACCATCCCATTAATCTTTGTTTCTAAATCATTAGGGGTTCCGCTATTATCCAAATCAAAAACCCTAATATCCTTTCGTTCCCTATATGATTGAACAAGTGATGTTCTAACATCCTCACGCTCTACAAGTCTCTCATCAAACCTCTCACCTAAATCTTTTTCTTTGCCCTCTCCCGGCCGATACCCTCTATCGATAAATCTTTTTCTTGCTGTTTCATTTTCAATATTAACGTTAATTACCCCTTTTATATAAAATCCTTCTTCCTCTAAAACTTTTTCCAGCCCTTTATGTCTTTCAAGAGATATTGGACTTAGATCTAAAATAAATCCCTTCGCGTAAAGTGATGGATTTGCTTTTAAAACCTCAAGCAACCTTTTAGATCCTTGACGCTGATCCTTCTCAAGGCCTGACAATAGTTCTCCTAAAGAAATATGAGGAATTCCTAATTTATTAAACAACGTAAGACCTACCATACCCTTACCAGAAGCAGGTATACCCATCAACAAGACTACCGGAGCCCCTACCGCCATCGCCCGGTCTGTTTCGGGCTTCGGCGCAGAC
This genomic interval from Candidatus Omnitrophota bacterium contains the following:
- a CDS encoding nucleotidyl transferase AbiEii/AbiGii toxin family protein, coding for MQIITPFQNNILKKIGGLKDAGPFCFTGGTALSLFYLKHRRSEDLDFFTDKENFIMPFGRLLEKDLKSDGYGVAIHREFKSFAELKVSLPGDEVVIHLALDAPFYLQPWCQFSDYPGLHVHSLTDIAANKLLALFGRAALRDFIDVYYLIKMGKFSKAQMVDYAKQKDPGFDLYWLGVAFERLKLYQQKDYDLSLVFDPLKAEELLSFFNQWRKEIASSLSG
- the bioB gene encoding biotin synthase BioB, with protein sequence MNRSFYIDLARQSMAGEELSDALCGRILGDEALEILPLLDAAYEVRKTFRGKEVVVHIINNAQNGHCPEDCHYCAQAKTSKADIEEYGLKSDEEMLEEARQAYSKGAYRYCMVFAGRGASPSRVQRLTKLITSIKSEFPNKEICVSTGFVTPEAAVSLKQAGLDRLNHNLNTSESHYPNICTTHTFADRINTLLAARQAGIELCSGMIVGMGEEHKDIIEVAKRLRTLKAASIPVNLLVPIEGNLLSEPKNLTPQFVLRVLCLFRFLNPKAEIRVAAGREGHLRSMEVMALYPANSLFLQGYLNSKGASNGRTLRMIKDAGFEIKSDLAIDDLIKNDKIKNDDFGGDDAKVVIKGLKDLRPALKA
- a CDS encoding 2-oxoacid:acceptor oxidoreductase family protein, with amino-acid sequence MSVEKRSVTRFELLMDAGFGAQKAGDILLQAFVGMGKYVYVEPMIPAEISPPARTRPALSGVIIRLADFDITNIGNDTDFILASHEMVLDTRLDDKEYNSNCRILLDMGDREANPDSYEMVLKRCTREGLSVIPFDVDEPSQTIVKELGGKGQNLYYLGMLSYVYNMDEEIVKREIQKTFGKKLNEEIYAKNITLFHNGYQLAKEKVFFTYQVESIPRQEEKILIDGNTALSMGIIDAGIKFFSGYPITPASSIMHTLAKMFPSYGGMVHQAEDEIAAIGTAIGSYYGGVPAVTCTSGPGLSLKQEFIGYAQVAEIPIIVIDAQRSGPSTGMPTKTEQSDLPAVIFGSHGDYTKIVISVANVIDCFYAPHMARYLAEKLRLPVFIMSDFQTANSYKVITKPKVVEMDNVEDIPDFILDRFHINRLPKEIEMVHLSQSVPGTEGGMRRVTGLNTDAKGHVDYFSGTNQRSHRIRNEKVHHVRRALVKPEMFGPDSGDLLVVGWGSARGAIEEAMSLCKKEGIKVAGMHMRIVYPLPLILKDIFAKYKKIVTVEVAYGDALKPSPLAMLLRCETLFDVQPMIAEATGRPIRPKIIVNRVKETLLCQLSLKT
- a CDS encoding thiamine pyrophosphate-dependent enzyme: MSVVLKDLNTENPRWCVGCGDFGIIMGLKRFIVERQLQPAHTVNVSGIGCSGRAPNYFNTYGVHAIHGRPITVALGLALTRPDLNLFVHAGDGDALSIGGNHLIHGINKNFKCVFLLYDNELYALTKNQTSPTTRKDHVTNTQPQGSYLQPIDPLTVALGLGASFVASTADWIPDHLTATMKAAFDHPGFAFVHISQRCPHFDPANFDHKTSTWFSFLKHDKGIAPDKRIAPKTEVVEHDPSDLVAAFKFAAAERRYFGLFYQNTAKPRYDQILRDLVAKAEQKPRSKILDHYLI